In Periplaneta americana isolate PAMFEO1 chromosome 4, P.americana_PAMFEO1_priV1, whole genome shotgun sequence, one DNA window encodes the following:
- the CCT2 gene encoding T-complex protein 1 subunit beta: MVSLNPVRILKQEAEEDKAETARLSSFIGAVAIGDLVKSTLGPKGMDKILVAHGRSEGQVEITNDGATILKAIGVDNPAAKILVDMSRVQDDEVGDGTTSVTVLAAELLREAEKLIDQKIHPQIIIAGWRKATQVARDALTAAAMDNSADTAKFHEDLMNIARTTLSSKILSQHKEYFAKLAVDAVLRLKGSGNLSAIQIIKKTGGTLEDSFLDEGFLLDKKVGVHQPKRVENARILIANTPMDTDKIKVFGSRVRVDSMAKIAELETAEKEKMRDKVNKILKHNANVFINRQLIYNYPEQLFADAGVMAIEHADFDGIERLALVTGGEIVSTFDNPDLVKLGHCEVIEQVMIGEDTLLRFGGVELGEACTIVIRGATQQILDEAERSLHDALCVLAATVRETRIVYGGGCSEMLMACAVQTEAAKTPGKDSVAMESFARALQTLPTTIADNAGYDSAQLVSELRAAHSQGFNTMGLNMDQGKIGCMKELGITESFVVKRQVLLSAAEAAEMILRVDNIIKSAPRKRTQDRGHC; this comes from the exons ATG GTGTCCTTGAATCCAGTTAGAATCTTGAAGCAAGAGGCAGAGGAAGATAAAGCAGAGACAGCCCGACTGTCAAGTTTCATTGGAGCTGTGGCCATTGGGGACTTGGTGAAAAGTACCTTGGGACCAAAAGGAATGGACAAGATCCTCGTAGCTCATGGGCGAAGTGAAGGGCAAGTGGAAATCACTAATGATggggcaactattttgaaggcaATTGGCGTTGATAATCCTGCAGCAAAAATACTTGTGGATATGTCCCGTGTGCAAGATGATGAGGTTGGAGATGGCACTACATCTGTTACTGTACTAG CTGCGGAATTACTTCGAGAAGCAGAGAAGTTGATAGACCAGAAAATACATCCACAGATTATAATTGCTGGTTGGAGAAAAGCCACACAGGTAGCTCGTGATGCTCTAACAGCAGCAGCAATGGACAATAG TGCTGATACTGCAAAATTCCATGAAGATCTCATGAACATTGCTCGCACTACCCTGAGCTCCAAGATCTTGTCTCAGCACAAGGAATACTTTGCCAAGTTGGCCGTGGATGCAGTGCTGCGACTCAAGGGATCAGGGAATCTCTCTGCTATCCAAATTATCAAAAAAACTGGAGGCACACTGGAAGATTCATTTCTCGATGAAG GTTTTCTTCTGGACAAGAAAGTGGGAGTGCACCAACCCAAACGTGTAGAGAATGCTCGCATTCTAATAGCAAACACTCCTATGGATACAGACAAAATAAAGGTGTTTGGATCACGTGTACGTGTAGATTCAATGGCTAAAATAGCCGAACTCGAAACAGCTGAAAAGGAAAAGATGAGAGACAAAGTTAACAAGATTCTAAAACACAATGCCAATGTATTTATTAACAG ACAGCTGATCTACAACTACCCAGAACAGTTGTTTGCGGATGCAGGTGTTATGGCTATTGAACATGCGGACTTTGATGGCATTGAACGTTTGGCACTAGTTACAGGAGGAGAAATTGTTTCCACATTTGATAATCCTGACCTGGTAAAGCTTGGACACTGTGAAGTAATCGAACAG GTCATGATTGGTGAGGATACACTTCTCCGTTTCGGAGGTGTGGAGTTAGGCGAAGCCTGCACCATTGTGATCCGAGGTGCCACCCAACAGATCCTTGACGAAGCTGAACGCTCTCTGCATGATGCGCTGTGTGTGTTGGCAGCAACTGTGAGGGAGACACGTATTGTTTATGGAGGAG GCTGCAGCGAAATGTTGATGGCTTGTGCTGTACAGACAGAAGCTGCAAAAACACCTGGAAAGGATTCTGTAGCTATGGAGTCCTTTGCAAGAGCTCTGCAAACGTTACCAACAACAATAGCAGATAATGCTGGTTATGATTCTGCCCAGTTGGTCAGTGAGCTGCGTGCGGCTCATAGCCAGGGATTCAATACAATGGGTCTTA acaTGGATCAAGGAAAAATCGGTTGTATGAAGGAGCTTGGAATCACAGAATCTTTCGTTGTTAAGAGGCAGGTACTCTTATCAGCTGCAGAAGCTGCAGAAATGATACTGCGTGTTGATAACATTATCAAATCTGCACCAAGAAAGCGAACTCAGGATCGTGGTCACTGCTAA